From the genome of Perca flavescens isolate YP-PL-M2 chromosome 12, PFLA_1.0, whole genome shotgun sequence, one region includes:
- the LOC114565119 gene encoding protein THEM6-like, which translates to MWWVLWVLAALLALFCSLDVWYFLRVAAVILRAWFQPPIRDVTAEQIQTGRVTPHDIDMCHMNNARYLRECDFARFSLYIRNGVFKALRALKASMVVGATTIRYRRALFIGEGYELRSRIVTWDDKAFFLEQRFVSTKDGLVCAVMYCKQSVIRSSPDKIMQHLCKRKVECPEFPEDLQHWVNFISASSQALRAESGLDEKNK; encoded by the exons ATGTGGTGGGTCCTGTGGGTGCTCGCCGCCTTGCTGGCTCTCTTCTGCAGTCTGGATGTGTGGTACTTCCTCCGGGTAGCTGCTGTGATTCTCCGGGCTTGGTTCCAGCCTCCAATCAGGGATGTCACAGCAGAGCAGATCCAAACAGGCCGGGTCACTCCCCATGACATTGacatgtgccacatgaacaatGCTCGTTACCTCCGGGAGTGTGACTTTGCCCGCTTCTCTCTCTACATACGTAATGGTGTGTTCAAGGCATTGCGAGCACTCAAAGCTTCAATGGTAGTGGGGGCCACCACCATCCGTTACCGCAGGGCTCTGTTTATAGGTGAGGGGTACGAGCTGAGGAGTCGTATAGTCACTTGGGATGACAAAGCCTTTTTCCTGGAGCAGAGATTTGTGTCAACAAAAGATGGGTTGGTGTGTGCCGTCATGTACTGCAAGCAGAGCGTCATACGCAGCAGCCCAGACAAGATCATGCAGCACCTGTGTAAGCGGAAG GTGGAGTGCCCTGAGTTTCCAGAGGACCTTCAGCACTGGGTCAACTTCATCTCGGCCAGCAGCCAGGCCCTCCGAGCCGAGAGTGGACTAGACGAGAAGAACAAATAA
- the LOC114565118 gene encoding uncharacterized protein LOC114565118 isoform X3, producing MKQIWKKMKHHYSTEKLKKLISYLRKLTGCNPLAQSLHQLFCRNEPLTRNQKIAVVEGLYILFRELLPQHKTQQEEKPIEDLDVFENSLYCWAHLLSEAKKLASDQEIYAPITLMSEDGSRFSEPVRVPGVPGAFERAYVRQKIKDGEKIPNCTEDVLRETSIQRANDIEKVLLSLPPFIRNYALWIHCDNTAGQSFQVNMEKTFGSMMEELQSPDNQYINVTPPLHLKELGQCGSRLVLLSEDNIGVCLNKEKGSPDMIVVHDCLDGQNKTVDVNELAARTGDLSDDRTFVTTRTPKEAILVLIDTSSSMEEECYGSAEIKKINAVKELFDNFATRTMAYDFYHVIGLVKFDSLVKILHTFTENLERFKEHVHNIEASGCTLLYDALRRGACELEKVKTRFPDCRLRIICLTDGNDSGSSIEPDVVTAKLLKSNIIVDSVLLGNVENNMLHGISNATGGCCFKPQTIKEGLKLFEIETVLSLEQRKLKEKLDPSSISQHSLSNIFITHGYDECPETSLPSQLNSKVTVTESALKKKLKESKGWFLEKDKRVLDELKSLHCYPHPFFRVFPSESDFTFWRILMQGPPDTPYKKGVFELYCHFGPDYPAKPPLIRFVTQVYHCNVNSVGRICHNIFDRNYNAHITMRELLEAVYGLLIIPEPADPLDSILAEEFLTSRETYELEAEKHTEATAEKSLDDMEKQFVESVQQFIPQHLICPLTKKMFVDPVKTVYGTVYERKAIEEHLKQHQYDPMAGPEHVLEMSNIRADQDMKKMVTDHRSRQIQFDVAAE from the exons ATGAAACAGATTTGGAAAAAAATG aaaCATCATTATTCAACAGAGAAACTGAAGAAATTGATTTCCTACCTAAGAAAACTGACTGGATGTAACCCTCTTGCCCAAAGTTTGCATCAGTTATTCTGCAGGAATGAACCGCTAACCAGGAATCAGAAG ATTGCAGTTGTTGAAGGCTTGTACATACTCTTCAGAGAGCTTTTGCCTCAACATAAAACGCAGCAAGAGGAGAAACCCATTGAAGACCTGGATGTCTTTGAGAATTCACTGTACTGCTGGGCACATCTCTTATCGGAAGCAAAG AAACTGGCATCAGATCAGGAGATCTACGCACCAATCACTCTTATGTCTGAAGATGGCAGCCGCTTCTCTGAACCAGTCAGAGTACCTGGAGTGCCTGGAGCCTTTGAGCGAGCATATGTTCGGCAGAAAATCAAAG ATGGAGAGAAAATTCCAAATTGCACTGAAGACGTTTTGCGAGAAACATCAATACAGAGAGCCAACGACATTGAAAAGGTCTTGCTCAGCTTGCCTCCATTCATCAGAAATTATGCTCTTTGGATTCACTGTGACAACACGGCTGGTCAGAG CTTCCAGGTAAACATGGAGAAGACCTTTGGAAGTATGATGGAAGAATTACAATCTCCTGACAATCAATACATCAATGTGACCCCACCTCTACATCTGAAGGAGCTAGGACAGTGCGGGTCACGCCTTGTTCTACTGAGTGAAG acAACATTGGCGTATGTTTGAATAAAGAAAAAGGATCCCCTGATATGATCGTAGTGCATGATTGTTTGGATGGCCAAAACAAAACCGTGGATGTGAATGAGTTGGCAGCCAG GACTGGAGACCTTAGCGATGACCGAACATTTGTCACAACCAGGACCCCAAAAGAGGCTATACTG GTGTTGATAGACACAAGCTCCTCCATGGAAGAAGAGTGCTATGGAAGTGCAGAAATCAAGAAGATCAATGCTGTGAAGGAGCTCTTTGACAACTTTGCAACAAGGACCATGGCTTATGATTTTTATCATGTCATCGGCCTTGTGAAGTTCGACTCCCTGGTGAAAATTCTCCACACGTTTACTGAAAATCTGGAAAGGTTCAAG GAACACGTACACAACATTGAGGCCAGTGGATGTACTCTGCTGTATGACGCCCTGCGACGTGGGGCATGTGAGCTGGAAAAGGTCAAGACGAGGTTCCCAGATTGTAGACTTCGCATCATTTGTCTCACTGATGGAAATGATTCTGG TTCCTCAATAGAGCCAGATGttgttacagccaaactgctAAAATCTAACATCATTGTGGACTCTGTACTTCTTGGAAATGTGGAGAACAATATGCTTCATGGAATCAGCAATGCAACAG GTGGTTGTTGTTTCAAACCACAGACAATCAAAGAGGGTCTGAAGCTCTTTGAGATTGAGACAGTTCTGTCTTTGGAGCAGAGGAAACTCAAGGAAAAACTTGACCCATCTTCCATCAGTCAG CATAGTTTGTCCAACATCTTCATTACTCATGGGTATGACGAATGTCCAGAGACATCTTTGCCAAGCCAGTTAAACAGCAAAGTGACAGTGACGGAGAG TGCCCTGAAAAAGAAGCTTAAGGAGTCAAAGGGGTGGTTCCTGGAGAAGGACAAACGTGTCCTGGATGAGCTAAAGAGTCTGCATTGTTACCCACATCCCTTCTTCAGAGTCTTTCCATCGGAGTCAGACTTTA CATTCTGGAGGATTCTCATGCAAGGCCCTCCTGACACACCGTACAAGAAAGGAGTGTTTGAGCTGTACTGCCACTTTGGTCCTGACTACCCAGCGAAGCCTCCACTCATCCGCTTTGTCACACAA GTGTACCACTGCAATGTTAACAGTGTGGGTCGCATCTGCCACAACATATTTGACCGCAACTACAATGCCCACATCACCATGAGAGAGCTCCTAGAAGCTGTGTATGGACTGCTCATCATCCCTGAGCCTGCTGATCCACTGGACAG CATTTTGGCTGAGGAATTCCTGACGAGCCGTGAGACGTATGAACTAGAAGCTGAGAAACATACAGAGGCAACTGCAGAAAAGTCACTAGATGACATGGAGAAA CAATTTGTGGAGTCTGTGCAACAGTTTATACCCCAACATCTGATCTGTCCACTCACCAAGAAGATGTTTGTTGATCCTGTAAAAACGGTGTATGGCACCGTGTATGAACGCAAGGCCATTGAGGAACATCTAAAGCA ACACCAGTACGATCCGATGGCTGGCCCCGAACACGTGCTTGAAATGAGTAACATCAGAGCGGACCAGGACATGAAGAAAATGGTGACGGATCATCGTTCTCGTCAGATTCAGTTTGACGTTGCAGCTGAgtag
- the LOC114565575 gene encoding protein THEM6: protein MLLLVLGALLLLFCSLDVWYFLRGVQVFFQAWFQPRIWDLLVEQTIDGMVLPHDLDYMGHMNNSRYLRECDFARFHHYMRNGLLMASRKLGARMVVGASTIRYRRSLAFCEAFEIRTKIVGWDEKAFYLEQRFVSKKDGFVSAIMLCRQNVVHCSPESIIEFVCKRKIECPEFPEDLKHWISFISASSQALRAESGLEEKNK from the exons ATGTTGCTGCTGGTGCTGGGTGCCCTCCTCCTGCTCTTCTGCAGTCTGGATGTATGGTACTTCCTGCGGGGGGTCCAGGTGTTCTTCCAGGCATGGTTCCAACCCAGAATATGGGACTTGCTGGTTGAACAAACCATTGATGGCATGGTCCTTCCCCATGATTTGGACTACATGGGCCACATGAACAACTCCCGATATCTAAGGGAGTGTGACTTTGCCCGTTTCCACCATTATATGCGAAACGGGCTGTTAATGGCCTCACGGAAACTGGGAGCCAGAATGGTGGTAGGGGCCTCCACCATCCGGTACCGCCGCTCCTTGGCCTTCTGTGAGGCTTTTGAGATTCGGACCAAAATAGTGGGATGGGATGAGAAGGCGTTTTACTTGGAGCAGCGGTTTGTGTCCAAGAAAGATGGTTTTGTCTCTGCTATCATGCTTTGCAGACAGAACGTGGTGCACTGCAGCCCAGAGAGCATTATCGAGTTTGTCTGCAAAAGAAAG attGAGTGCCCCGAGTTTCCTGAAGACCTCAAACACTGGATCAGCTTCATCTCAGCCAGCAGCCAGGCACTGAGAGCCGAGAGTGGACTGGAAGAGAAGAACAAGTGA